One Bacillus sp. (in: firmicutes) DNA segment encodes these proteins:
- a CDS encoding transposase family protein, with protein sequence MFSVSLDLPEFEVVKQVFLEDCNLLHVEKNTTEERCSYCGFFSSHVHDWRTRKVRDLSVLGKPLFLFVRVYRYRCHNCNEVFSQTFESISPNKHQTNRYREYLYEMCIGS encoded by the coding sequence GTGTTTTCCGTATCACTAGATTTGCCAGAATTTGAAGTTGTTAAACAAGTGTTTCTTGAAGATTGCAATTTGTTACATGTTGAGAAAAATACTACAGAAGAACGCTGTTCTTACTGCGGTTTTTTTTCTAGTCATGTCCATGACTGGCGGACAAGAAAGGTTCGTGACTTGTCCGTATTAGGTAAGCCCCTTTTCTTATTTGTCAGAGTGTATAGATACCGTTGTCACAACTGTAATGAGGTATTTTCACAAACATTTGAATCTATCAGTCCTAATAAGCATCAGACCAATCGGTACAGAGAATATCTGTACGAAATGTGCATTGGCTC